A region from the Halomarina litorea genome encodes:
- a CDS encoding pyridoxal-phosphate-dependent aminotransferase family protein: MTEAPDVDELAPPTRTLMGPGPSEVHPRVLRAMATPLVGHLDPSFVDVMSEVQELLRYVFRTDNQWTLPISGTGSAAMEAAVANLVEPGDTVLVPANGYFGDRMASMVDRAGGDAVRVDAPWGEPLDTADVADAFDEHQPDVFGFVHAETSTGVLQPDVPELTSIAHEHDALVIADTVTSLGGVELRVDEWGIDAAYSAGQKCLSCPPGASPLTLNDRAMEKVLARESDVRSWYLDLSMLEGYWGEDRSYHHTAPITNVYALRESLRLVAEEGIEERWARHRDVAGTLVDGLADLGLERYADEDYWLPSLNTVRVPGGVDDSEIIDHLLEEFDLEVAAGLGDLSGEVLRIGCMGHSARPKNVHYLLSAMEETLDHLGA, translated from the coding sequence ATGACCGAGGCACCCGACGTCGACGAACTGGCACCACCCACCCGGACGCTGATGGGTCCCGGCCCGAGCGAGGTCCATCCGCGCGTCCTCCGGGCGATGGCGACGCCCCTCGTGGGCCACCTCGACCCGTCGTTCGTGGACGTGATGAGCGAGGTCCAGGAGCTCCTGCGGTACGTCTTCCGGACCGACAATCAGTGGACCCTGCCCATCAGCGGGACCGGGTCGGCCGCCATGGAGGCGGCGGTCGCCAACCTCGTTGAGCCCGGCGACACCGTCCTCGTCCCCGCGAACGGCTACTTCGGCGACCGGATGGCCTCGATGGTCGACCGCGCGGGAGGCGACGCCGTGCGCGTCGACGCGCCGTGGGGCGAACCCCTCGACACGGCGGACGTGGCCGACGCCTTCGACGAACACCAGCCGGACGTGTTCGGCTTCGTCCACGCCGAGACGTCGACCGGCGTGCTCCAGCCCGACGTGCCGGAACTGACGAGCATCGCCCACGAGCACGACGCCCTCGTGATCGCGGACACCGTCACCTCGCTCGGCGGCGTGGAGTTGCGGGTAGACGAGTGGGGCATCGACGCCGCCTACTCGGCGGGCCAGAAGTGCCTCTCCTGTCCCCCCGGCGCGAGCCCCCTCACGCTCAACGACCGGGCGATGGAGAAGGTGCTCGCGCGCGAGTCCGACGTGCGCTCGTGGTACCTCGACCTCTCGATGCTCGAGGGCTACTGGGGCGAGGACCGCTCGTACCACCACACCGCGCCCATCACGAACGTCTACGCCCTCCGGGAGTCGCTCCGTCTCGTCGCCGAGGAAGGCATCGAGGAGCGCTGGGCGCGCCACCGCGACGTGGCCGGCACCCTCGTCGACGGCCTCGCCGACCTCGGCCTCGAACGCTACGCCGACGAGGACTACTGGCTCCCCAGTCTCAACACCGTCCGCGTCCCCGGCGGCGTCGACGACTCGGAGATAATCGACCACCTGCTGGAGGAGTTCGACCTCGAAGTCGCCGCCGGCCTCGGCGACCTCTCGGGCGAGGTACTCCGCATCGGCTGTATGGGCCACTCCGCGCGGCCGAAGAACGTCCACTACCTGCTGTCGGCGATGGAGGAGACGCTGGACCACCTCGGAGCGTAG
- the arsN2 gene encoding arsenic resistance N-acetyltransferase ArsN2, with translation MGDPTVTLRPADGLAYVETLLERNDLPTADVRTAPAQFYVGLVDGDPVGVGGVERYGPDALLRSVVVEERVRGGGVGAALCDALEATARDAGVETLYLLTTTAAEFFAARGYVRTDRDDVPDTVRGSPEFEALCPASAVPMRKPL, from the coding sequence ATGGGTGACCCGACCGTGACCCTCCGGCCGGCCGACGGCCTCGCGTACGTCGAGACCCTCCTCGAGCGAAACGACCTGCCGACGGCCGACGTGCGGACGGCACCCGCGCAGTTCTACGTCGGCCTCGTCGACGGCGACCCGGTGGGCGTCGGCGGCGTCGAGCGATACGGGCCCGACGCCCTCCTGCGCTCCGTCGTCGTCGAGGAGCGAGTGCGGGGAGGTGGGGTCGGGGCGGCGCTGTGCGATGCGCTGGAGGCGACGGCCCGCGACGCGGGCGTGGAGACGCTGTACCTGCTCACCACCACCGCGGCCGAGTTCTTCGCCGCCCGGGGTTACGTCCGGACCGACAGGGACGACGTCCCCGACACCGTCCGGGGGTCCCCCGAGTTCGAGGCGCTGTGCCCCGCGAGCGCCGTCCCCATGCGAAAGCCGCTCTGA